The following nucleotide sequence is from Alphaproteobacteria bacterium.
TGACTCTTTTGTGATGCCCGTCACTGATTACACCCCTCGAACTGACTTATGTTGCGAGCGTTAACTCTCGCGCGAGGGATCGGCCATGTTCGCAACATCCCGCGTCATTTCACTCTTCGACCGCGCGCCAGCCGCCAAATCGCCGACCCGTCGCCTTCGCTGCCGGTGGCATTACAGCACCGCGGAACACCGGCTGGTCCAAACTTGGGAGGTTTGCGCGGACGAAGTGTCTTAATCTGCGCAAAGCGCGGTCTTCCAATGTTAGGCACGACGATCGACGCGCCGGGTGGCGCCCGACCACCTGGCGGTCGCGCCAATGCATCCGGATCGCCGTTCCTCGATCCAGCCCGGATTGAACCGTCGAGGGGAGCAGCTTATCGGGCTTCCGTCCAACTCTCCGAAAACGCCAACGCGCAGGTGCTGAAGGGCCGACCTTCGCGCTCCTTTGGCCACGGCTGGCCCGCCGCCTCGACCCCGTTTCGTGACAAGCGGGCGCCGAGAGCGGGAATAAGAACGGTGCACACGCCGTAAGGTCGCCCCGGTTCCGCGTTAGGTTGGGTGTGGATAAGCAACGGCTCGCCGATCTTGTACCAGGTGAGCGCTATTTCCTCATCTCTCGTCACCGCGCGCTCGGTCCAGAAATAGCGCGGGTCGCCCGATTTGCTGAACTGGGCATCGTGCACGGGAATGCTCGCGTCCGCCGTCTCGGCATTGAGCATTCCCTGGACGGTCGATTGCAGCCAGCGCGCCATCGCAATGTTGTCGGCATAAATGCGCCAGCGATTTTCCGTCAATTCGCTCTTGAGATAGAGAACGTGCCCGGGTCCGGCCGGGCAAAAGATGATGCGCCAGAAGCTCGCGTTCGTCGTGAAGGGATCGTTGTCCTTCTTGGCAAGCCGGATGAACGGGTTCTCGCCCGTAAGGATTGCGCGGTTGGGGTCTGCAATGCTCATCGGAGCCTCCCTCCATCATTCCTACGGTCAATCTCGAGCCCCGTCGTCGCCACGGGCCGAGTGCAATCTCCCGTGCCTTTACACCGGAATTACCTCGGCGGTCCCAGGCGGCAATGGCCCGAATTGAGAGGTATTCGCGCAAACTGTATTGACCATTGCAAGGAAAAACCAGGGCGATCGATATCCGCGGGCACGATCCTCCCGATTGGCGGTCATATGTCGTTGTTCAAAGTCGCCTATTATCCTAACATTCTTCAAAATATGGCTCAGGAGGTGTCCGTGCGCCGTCTGCTCGAAGTTTGGAGATGCAAAAACCGCGTCCTTGGAGGGATCGCCGCAATCGTCTGCGCGGCGCAACTTTCGAGCGCGGCCGTGGCTCAGGAAACCCCCATACCGTCCGACCTGCCGATTCCAAAGGGCGTCGTCATTACACCACCCGGTCCGTCCACGACCCAGCAAAATGCGGGCTTTTCCGGGATGTGGGTCGGACGATGGGATGGCGCTCGCAGTACGGCCCTCATCGTCACCGCGATTAAAGGCGACGATGTCGATGCCATCTTTTGTTACGGCGATAGGCCCAAAACCTGGGCCAGTTCCAAGTCAGGCTTGGAGTCGGCCGATTGCACGAAGGCGTCCGGGACGATCTCCGATGGCCACATGAAAATCCGAATGAGCAGCGCAGATGCAATTTATACGATGAACAACGACGGGACGCTGTCTGGAAGTTGGGAATTCACTTCGACGAAACTCAGGGCGACGCTTCAACGCGTTCAATATCCCTGACGAGGCGGGCCGGTCGCCTTCACGCGTGACCTGGCTTCCGTGGGCGCAGGTAGGCAGCGACGGGTTTGCGCGATAGCAACGAAGCCACCCCGCGCATGTCCGACGCAGGCGGTATCCGAGGGCCTGCTCGTGCCTGGGATCGCATTAGCCTGCTAATCGATTTCGCCGGCGAACATGGTGCGCCCGGCGCTAAAATCTCTAATGTATGAGTTGGCTCGACTTGGAATTTCAACGATTTGTTTCCTTGGGCCAGCGCCGATGCAGCCACAGCCAGCACTCCGGCTGTTCACGAATCCATCCCTCCAATGTGGCGTTCATCGCCAGCGTCAGCGCACGTACATCCGCGTTGCGGTCGCCGGTGTCGGGCAGGATCAGCGACGGCTCGCAGATCACTCGGAAGCGCGTGGGCCCGAGCCGCACCGGATGGATCGGAATGACAGGGCATCGTACGCGCAAGGCGAATTGCGCCAGAGCCGTAGTTGTCATCGCGGCACGGCCGAAGAATGGTACAGCGATGCCCTCGTCCAGCTTCTGATCGACGAGCATTCCAAGCAGACCTCCCCGCCGTAGATGCGCCCACGCCGCGCGAGCGCCGACGGCACCCTTGGGGAACATTGGCACCTCGGCCCCCAGAGCGTCCCGCCGCAGGGCTTGGATAAGTCGATCCGCCAGCGGGTTGGACGCGGCCCGGTAGAACCACGATACGCTCAGGCCCAATGAGGCAGCGACAGGGAACCCGATCTCCCAGTTGGCGAGGTGGCCAGAGAACAGGAGCGCAGGGCCCCCGCGCACTTGAAGAGCACGCAGTTCCGTATCGTCGCTGCATTCCCAACCGGGCCCCTGCGCGGTCCGCTCAAGCGCGGCAATATGGGGCAGCTCCGCGGCAGTACGGCCGAGATTATCCCACATCCCCCGGATCACCCGACGCCGAGCCGCCGCATCCAGTTCGGGCAGACCGTTACGTAGGTTGGCCTCTGCGACGCGAGAGACTGGCAGCCAAGGGCCGATTTTGCGCGCGACATAGCCGCCAAGGTTGGACGCGGCAACCGGCCCAAGAGAGCGGAGTATTCGGATTCCGGCCCAGAGAGCAGCGGCCTGAAACCGATCTCGTGGTCGTGGTTTGCCATGGTTTCCGGAAGGGCCGGCGGGGAGATTCATCAACGAACGCTATCCCATATTTGCCGCCCCGTCGGCGGACACGTCAGGCTTTAAAGAGTGTCTCGTCTGATCTCCAAAACCGATCGGAGTTCCAAACTCGTGTTGACCGGCTTGGCCGGGTGAGGCGTCTGAGCATCGGGCGAGTCATCGTCAGACGACAGAAGGGAACAACGGCTTAGGCGCGGCCGCTTGTGGTCGGCTGCGACCCGGTGCTCCGGTTTCCACATCCTGCACGTTCGCCCCTGGGTTGAAGGCGCCAGAGAATAAATCACAACCAATTCCGCCGACTCAACAACTTTGTGGATCGGCTCTAAGGACATGTCGGGATGCACACCTAAACGCTTTGAGCATGCGCCGATTTC
It contains:
- a CDS encoding lauroyl acyltransferase; translation: MNLPAGPSGNHGKPRPRDRFQAAALWAGIRILRSLGPVAASNLGGYVARKIGPWLPVSRVAEANLRNGLPELDAAARRRVIRGMWDNLGRTAAELPHIAALERTAQGPGWECSDDTELRALQVRGGPALLFSGHLANWEIGFPVAASLGLSVSWFYRAASNPLADRLIQALRRDALGAEVPMFPKGAVGARAAWAHLRRGGLLGMLVDQKLDEGIAVPFFGRAAMTTTALAQFALRVRCPVIPIHPVRLGPTRFRVICEPSLILPDTGDRNADVRALTLAMNATLEGWIREQPECWLWLHRRWPKETNR